The sequence TTGAGATGCATCTCTAATAAGCAACACAATATAACATAAACAAAAAAGACTGAAAATATTTTAGtgtgaaaagaaaaagaaaaggtaAAAGTACCCTTGAAATAAACCTCTGAAAAATGTTTGGAGAGTTTCAACCTAGTAATGAcagaaattatttatttttacaaataaTTTGTCTCGACGCATACACAGCATGCTATTCTATTAAGATAATTTATTCCACACAAGACTTTGTGTCCTAGAGCTGTTAACTCCTTATTGAAGGTAACTAAAACTACCAGTGTTGTGCCGACCATTTTTTCCATCCAGTCTCGTAATTACATACCTCCGGTAAACCGATTACTCATAGTCTAAGCAGATTTCTACCATGCTTTCAATTTCATGCCATTATGGTCATACTTTTGCCACACTAAGATAATGACAACAAAATTTTACCCGTCATACTTAGCAAAAAATAGACACAACAGGGGATGTTAGGTGTCTAAACATACTGAATCAAAATTAATATCAACTTATATTTCATAGTCGCCCTCAAACTTATACAGTATTCAACTTAAAAATGATCTACTCTGGGCTTGGTTTTGAGTTTGAGTTCAAACTCACTTCTTTCTGTTGGAGCTGGATCAAGCAAAAACTCAATACACTAGAGTTCTAAATTAAATTTCACATATctacaaaatattaataaatatcaaATTCATGGTGCACAGAACCTATGGATGAATATAATTTTTGCTTGAAGTTATAAGGCTCATATATTTTGATCTTCAAGACAAATTAAACAGTCTAAAAACTGGTTTTTGAAACCAGTccagttcatttgcatcttTGGGATTATGCCTTGCCTCTaacattaatttaaaaaaaaaacccaaaagaTGTTTCAGCTCTGGAATATCCATTGATTAAACCCTGATAGTTTTTTGCACACATAATGTAAAAGATTTTTTAGACATATGCCTCATCTTCAAATCTTATATTGTAAATACCATCACCAAATAAGTTAACCAGTccagttcatttgcatcttTGGGATTATGCCTTGCCTCTaacattaatttaaaaaaaaacccaaaagaTGTTTCAGCTCTGGAATATCCATTGATTAAACCCTGATAGTTTTTTGCACACATAATGTAAAAGATTTTTTAGACATATCCTCACTTCAAATCTTATATTTTAAATACCATCACCAAATAAGTTACCTCATCTTCAAatcttatattttaaatatcatCACCAAATAATTTACGTTTCTAAAGAAAAAATGTAAATCACATAAAGTACGCATCACCTAGGCTTCTCAAGCTTTCCAAATTTTAGttcttataaaattaaaatgatgCAAAGCTGCTATTTTTCTCACTTGGAGGTTGTCACTAGAATACCAGACTTAATTGGAAGAGAGTTTATCAAAACAAACTCAATGAGGTATGGCATAATTCTTTTGCAGgatttatttaactaaataatCTCTGTTTGACCATGATTTGGAAATATAACCTTCTCATTTTTTTCCcttgttttgtttttgcatttcctatgtatttgaaggtcattttgcaaaaattttttgaaggaaggtcataaatcaaaaaatttagTTGACCAAGGTCATTTTTCAAACTCTCTCTTCTTTTGCATTCCCTTTAGAGAAGCATTAAATCTATGAAAATAGCAACGATGATAAAGATTAAACACAGAAATACTTTCCTAAAAGTTGAGAAGattaattaaatcaaatttatgCAATCATTACCCTGATAGTGTCAAAATGATACACTAAGCACTCACCCAAGCTGAGAATTTTTTTGAGGAAGCATCGATGCAACTTTGTCTGTAAACTGCAGAAGGGGAAACACAAGGAGAATTAAGTGATGTGTTGCTTGGAATTATAATGACCAGAAAACAGACCCGCACACTCTTCTTTCCCTCTATTCTTATATACCTGAAGAACTGGCCTGTACACTGATGCTGCTAAATATATCCCTTGTTCAGGTAACAAAACTCCAGTTCCATAACCTTCTTTGAGTACATTTGTACCCTTTTTACTCCATCCTTGGCGAACAAGTTCAGAACCTGGGTAAAACTTAATTGTACGTCAATTTATTCTCAGCATAAAATGACTGCTGGctgataaatattaaattaaaacaaattaaaagcAAGAACTTGAATGTGCACATccttacaaataaaaataatctgcCAGATGTCAATAATACATGCAATTGACAATTAACAACTCCCATCAGCTTGTTCAACAAACTTCTTGAAGGTAAATGCATTGTGAACCCGGATGAACCTTGTGCCATTGGCAGTTTAACACTCCTTGCTTAATATTGTACATTATTGCCAACTGGCCCAAGTGCTTAAGCGCACTTAGACATATAGACATATAGACATAAACCAAGGTCTCATACCACAACAAAATATTCTTACGCAATAAATGCGGGAAAAGATGTTATAAGGTCCCACCTAATACGCAATGTTAGGTCATGTCTAGTTCATGGACAAGCCCACTCCACAGATCAAGGATCAGGCAAGCATGTAATACCAACAGGACATCTTTGATGCCCATCTACAATTGCCCAGCTTCAACTACCAACCCTATAAAAAGCATTTGAATATAAACCAACACCAGCCAACagtttcaaaattttaaccCATGTTTCGAGCTGTTCTTAGCATCTCATACTCCATTTTTCATTTTGCAAAACTCTTACGCTACAATAAGATAATCAGTTCACGGATACTCCATGTTACAGCATTTCACATTGAGCTAAAAAGCATTCTCTTAGTAGAGAACAAATTTCAATTATCCCATTCACACACAGGACAATGATTCTTAAGACAATGGTTTATAACTACATCATATCATCAAAAACACTAGGTACATCAAGTCCAGAGCAAGTGCCGTTTGGCTGCTCAAAGAggaaacaaataaaaacaatcATAATACCGACTCTAGAGATTGCATCATTATAGTTAACTCATACCCTGGTTAGGAATGGACATAGATACATCCGTAAAACGAAATGCAAATGTAAGACCATCTTCTGAACCATCTCTGCAAGCAATATTGataataatatatcattgcaCAGTAAAACAAGAGAAATTTCACTTTTAAAAACAACAAATAAGACCACTACAATTTCAAAAGCAAGATACGAACACAAAAATGAGTTGATGGTGGATGGGGAAGGATGATAATGTTAAAAAACATCGGAGTCCAAAAAAAACAGCTTCAGGtatcaataaaaaaatcaaacaatagcACATCATCTCTGCAAATAATAACTTAGTCAACTGATGAGTATTCTTAATCAATCACATTTCAACACAATGAATGCTAATCACCAGACCATATTCATGGAGTGTCCAGTAAAAGCAGAGATGGGATTGGAACCGAAAAAATGAAGGGACTGGAACAAAGCCATATGCCAAAATTGAAGGGACTGGACAAAAGCCATATCATAGGATCAATCGATAGCCATAACACAGGATACATCTCTGGCCGCAGAAAAATAAGAAGGGATTGGAACCGAAAatgtaaaaattacataaagaAATAAAGGAGTCTATGGTGCGCAAGAACAAAGCCATATGCAAAAATATGACCACATCCACTTGCCTCTTCTCTTTAGTGGGGACTTTGCCGGCAAGTCTAGCTGTTTGTACAGTAGCATCTGCAGATGCAGCTTCAGGGGTTGCACGTAGGATCTCACATATAAGTTGTTGGCATTCACTCTACCATCACATTTAGGGAATATACCATCAATTATAAATGTATACATGTACCTGATCTCTAAATAACATGGAGTTGAAACAGTAAAAGCAAATTACAAATGGAAAAACAGAAATGGAAAACCTGCAAAACAGTTAAAGAAAAGGCAATACTATAGCCTCCCGTATCATGAGAAGCATCAGAATCATGACTCCAATGGATCTCAGCAGCCATCGCCTTTGGTGTGTTCAAGCCAACTTGTTGTGAAGCTTTTGATTCAATAAGCTCTCCCACAATGACATGGTTTTCTGCAAAACAAATTCTGTTTTAATGATATCAATtataaaacaagaaaaatacAGAAATAAAGATGCATATCATCTGAAAACTTATTTGATAGATCATACCAAGCACCCTAACAACAGTGTCCAGAATAGAATCAAGAAGTTCTTTTGCTGCAAACTGTGCTGTTCCTGCTGGAGACATCACGTAGGAAACAGGACTTACTGCAACTAAAGCTCCTGTCAATGATATATTATTCTGATGTTTATGTCTTGGTACTCGACGACCCTCCAACCGCCCTTTTAGATATTGTAGACCCGTAGTTGTAAGGAAGACATCTTGACTAAGGCCAGGCTTTGAACCATTCATGTGTTCTGCCAGAGTTTTGATCTTGGTAGTAATAATCTCATGGACGGTAGGACGTAATCTTTGACTGTAGGGGAAAAAGTAGAAATGGCATCAGAAAACTTACAGTATATTAATCCAGCAAAGAATACCACACATATTggtcattctttttttttttttgattgataagaaatgatattatattattacGTAAAGGCTATTAATTACAGTAGGCGGACAAGTGATCCGCTAACGACAACCCTACTCATATCAACAATAGACAAAAGCCAATCTCTTGATAAATATGAGATTGAGACATTATCAAACTCTACATGAGACCCAATCCAAGTAGATTTTCGAATTGTGATATTTTCCCAGCACTCTACATATTGATCATTCAAGATGGTCTATCATCTCCATGTTCAAACTATTTGAGCCAGAAAGTGGAAATTCACTATTCTTAACCAAACCCCAAAAGAAAATATCCAAAACTTATGTCTTTTTCAAATCTAAAATAATGTTGGTATTCATAACGTGAAGGCCCATTATCTCTATGCCTCCTCATCAATATTCGAGTCAATAGTTATAGTTCCTCAAACTCTGATGTATCACTCTGAGCAATCACATGCTGTCAAGATAATCCACAGTTTGGACATTACGGAGCAACACTGCTGCTGAGGACAAAATCTTGATTAAAGACCATTAATATCCTGCTTATACAGGCTAAATGACAGCTTAAACCCAACCTCTAAAAATTAAATGTCACAGGAACAAAGCATCCTTGcaggaaaaaaataaagaacaaaGAAACATAAGCCATTGCCTTTACAATTCATATTGATGAGGTACTGGCTAGGGTAACTGGCAGAGGCCTAACAAACTCTTGCAATGTCTTTTTATCATCAATCAAAAAATTGACATTACACAAGATAAGATAGAGATAACAGATGTTATACTCTCCCAACTCCAGCCAATAGTTTTATTTGGTTTTGGGCTAACAAAATGTCTTTGTAGCCATATGTGGGTGGCCAGAGATGAGGTGTCGAAGGAAATGTTCCTTGCGGAATAGTTGGACTAGGAGTGATTGGAGAGGGAATTCTTGGAACCTCCTAGATGCTATGTTTTCTTGGACAAACCAATATTATCCAGGTAAAATAATTCCCCGTGGCATTGATTAGTGAAAGTCTCATGGAATTTAACAAAACAATCTAAGTTTGAAAGCCAAAGAATCATTCATTCAATAAtgtattaaataatttaaaatgcaTCATAATAAAAGCAACAAAATAACAAAAGCATCTCAAATATCATATTTGTTAGTTTAGTCTTAATCTTTCCAAATTTAGTAAAGAggtttaaaaaactaaaaacaatGGTTGACTTGACCCAATCTGCATATTGACACATAATCAGTAAATTCATGGAAATAACAGGAAACTGAAAGATGGAAAAGACAAGGAGGCAGAGGTGTACTATAGATTTCACAAATAATCTAATATTAAATAGTGCTGTTTCTTTTGGTAACGTGGATAATACTTGAAAGTATAACTTTGCTGTTACTTAATGAGTAACAAAGCTGAAAATAGTAAAATACTAAAGCATTAGAAGAGGCACACAAATCATTGAACGAATATCATCAGTAGCATACCATATAATAGCACCTGCAGCAGCTACTTTTCCAAGCATGCAGAGACACTCAACCAAGGTCCGCAAATACTTTACACAAAGTGGAGCATCACCCTTTCTCATTGCTTCCTACAGAAAATTTTGCAAATGGTATTCAGCCATGGAACAACATGGAccattcgaattcagaaaatgtGATACGATATGCGCATCATACAACAAACTCGTCAGGAGTGGAATCTGACAACCAGATGGGAACTTGACGAGCAACAATTTTCATCTCTCTTGTACCACTATCACCACCATTTACTCTGGCTGAAGGAGTATATCCCTCAGATGCAGCATCATTCATGTCCACTGCACCATCCTCATTGTGGCCATCGACTGACGAACTAAGAACGCAAATGTAAAGAGCAAAAAAACCTCAGAGGAAGCATAAATTTTACATCATGTTACTTTTGCCATATGATAGCATAAGTAGATCTCCTATGTTAAACACCACTTGATGCGCAATTTTTTAATTCAGAAACAAAGAATACACCTGAACCAAAAAGGAGACAACAAAGAAGTGAGGGAGGATTAACTTTTGGTGATTGTCTGACACACGGAGATGGAGGAAGACCACTCAGTTGTAaaattttattctaattaaGATAAGCAGGCAAACAGGAGTTAGACAGAAATAAAGAGCCAGGGAAAGACCTTCCTTCTCAAATGTCAAATACAGAGAGTTGGAAAAACACCATCACTATCCGTTCCACAATAGCACATTGATATTAGATATCCATTTCACTACTTGTTCAAACTAAACACCAGCCCTTTGAGCATCCGTTTCTTAACACAAGAACGAGATCTAAAATGAGAATGTATTTATTTGAGTTTAGAACCGGagaacaaaaatcacaagttgAGATAGATCTAGAACCCAGTAGGTTCTCAACGTCAAAGAGGTGGCGTGCTCATACCGATTGTTTAGCAAATTGAGGCATGAATCAATCataacaaaatttaaatttttggatatCTGAAGAATGTAAATATGTAAAAAAGACAGTCAAAAAATCTTCGGACAGCAAAGTTCGAATTGCAAGATCACCAGCCACAGAAGGAGAAAACCATGGGATGCAGTTGTATTGAGATTAAGGCATTGGTTTGATGGGCATGGAGGGTTCAAGGGGTCATATGAATTCTTTCTTCAAGCTCGTGGACTGTGGCCTTGGAAACCAATTGTTTGGAAGACTTGCACTCTACCTAAGCACCGGATTATTTTATGGTTAGTTGCTCATGGCAGATTACTAACCAGAGATCGCCTTCCTTTTATTGAAGATAAGAGATGTGGTTTTTGTGAGGATGTGGAGAATCAGTTAACCACTTATTTTTCAAATGTGGGGTTACCGAACAAGTCTGGGATCGGGTTAAACGGTGGTTGGGCATGAGAAAGAACATGAAGACGGTGCACACCATACTTCTGGCCTTTCGAAGGGTGTACAGGGGATCTAGGACTAGCAGCTTGGCAAAAATGAGAAATTGCGCTCTTGCGGCCACGATATTTCAGATTTGGACCTCAAGGAATCGACTCCTTTTGACGGAGTCAAGCTTGACATAGATGATGCGGTTAGAAAAATCAAATTGGTAGTATTTAGAAGTGTACCAAATACATGTAATCTTCTTTCTTAAGTGTAATGTGTTAGTACTTTGAGTTGGATTTGGTGGTTTGTATTGCCTGGGGATGCCCAGTGTAGTTGTCTTTTTACCCACttttaatgaaattcatttcattaaaaaaaaaacatcagttGAATAGATTCATTGAAAAATAAGATTTAATCTCACCCTCCATCAACTGAACTAGGTCTGTATAATCCATCCCCAGTACCATGTGCCCCAAAACTATTGTCTCCTTTCAACAACCTAGTTCTTCGAGAGAGAGAGTGTGAATAATTCATGGAAAATGAAATATCTGAAGTTGTTGGAATTGCGTCATCATGGTCATTTATGCTTGAGGTCACTGAACTGTCACAAGAAAGGTGACAGAAGCCATTAGCTTAactaatgtaaaaaaaaaaaaaaagacaaaggaACAGATATGGATAAAAGAATCTTCCAGGTAAGAAGATTGTCTTCAAGATAGTGAAGCTCATGGATCTTAAACAGATTATGTGAAAGTGAAACATGTAAGCACTATCAAAGAAAATGCAAAAGTGAGAAGCACTCTCACAGAAAACATAAACAGGTACTCTTTTATGTCCAGACAATGAATGAGTTTAGGCCTTGAAATATGCTTAAGAAGCTAACTGAAGCCGCAGCTCTGTGGTTAATAGATCCTCAGTAAGAGTCTAAGAGCACTTCTAAAGGGTAAGGATGAAATGTTCCAATGGTTCCACCTATAGTCGTGCTAAAAACTGTAGATTCGGAGGTTTGTTGAAGattgtaaataaaatacataCCTGTATTCACCCTTATTGTAGAGATGGGAATGTAAATCCTCCAAAACCTTATAGAATAGTATTCCTCGCAACTTTGTCAATTCAGACCGGACATCTTGAAGAGCACCCACCTGCGACATATAGGACATCGTTAAATAATGGATTAAAAGAAATTGTTCTCTCCTTTTAAGATGTCCTTGTGGAATTAAATTTGGAAAatctttttgattatttttttatgttggtTTCATGTACACAAATCAGTTTCCTTATCAAGATCATGGCATTTTTAGGTGCAAATCAAGGATTCTATGAAAGATATGAAACAGCAAGCATGCTTCctattttcaagaaatatcagGGGGCATCAACTTAAGCGTTGAAGGCCGCACCAGAGTCGATATTTTCCTTTTCATGAAACAGAAAGCATGCTTCCTGATTTCATGATGAACAATTATGTTTGCAGCGGTGGATCATCTAAGCCAAACTGAAGATTAAAAAATGCAAAACTGAGTAAAAAGCTCAGGATCTTAAACAGAGCACAAATTTTCAGGCGTCCATGTCAGGAGAATTTTCAAGCACAAATTTCCAGGCATCCATCTTAAAAAGCTCAGCACTTTATGGCTGAATGACAGAAATCTTGCATGATGAGGATAAATAACCAACAACAAACCGTTTGGAGGCCTTCTCTCTCAAGCATCAAAGTTGACTGAACATGTAGTTGTACTGCTGCATAAAACTGCTTTTCAGCAATGAGCTTTTCAATACGAGATGGAACCTAAAGCAAGTTAGAAAGTTAAAGAGCAAACAATTTAAGAAGTATGAGCCTGCAAGAGATTGATGGGTAAAAGGTATTAACCTATTTTCCATCGGGTAAAATAAAGCATACGACACAGCAAAAGGAAATCAaaccatcaaaatattttatttttttttataggaaACTAGTATATATTATATGCAATCATAAAATTTTACAAAAGGCGGATAAGAAATCCGCTCATTACAAGAGAAAAGACGACTCCCTACTCATAATATCAACACAAAGCAATAGACCAATCCCTTAGTAAATCCGAGATTGCTATATTCTCAAAATCTTTAAAAGATCTACTCCACATAGCAATCCGCAACTTAATCTTATCCCAACACTCTTCCGCCGTTTCTTCCCTGTTCTCAAATAATCTTCCATTTCTCTCTAACCAAATTGACCATAAAATTCCATGAACCGCCAAAGACCACAAAATTTTCCCTTTTTTGCCTAATAGATAAGCAAGATCCAAGGCAAAAAGCTCCTGAATAGAACGAGGTGTTACCCACATCAACCCCATTTCCTTCAAAGCTCTTGACCACAATTCATACGTGAAACCATCAAAATATTATATGGCTCAATGTTGCAGCTTCATTTTTACATAACACTGCAACCTTGCTTCTTTGATTACTTCAATTAATTTGATGTCACACATACGGTGAAAAGGAACTAGAGATTGATAAATTTGCAGAAACAATAAGCTTGCAGATTTAGAGTAGCAATGTCCACAACAATGTCAATATTCGACAATCATCTTTTCATCATTTGCATAATCATGGACAACAAAGGTAAATTCTCCATATAATACAGTCCAGCTGATGAACAGGATGCAGGAAAAAGATCATATTTAAAGGGACATACAAACAGAAGAAACAGCCAGTTTTTTCTGCTAAAAAGATCGATAAAAACTGCGTGATTGCACGGAATCAACTGTTCATTCTCCACCCTTTTTTTAAAATCCGAGCTAAACTTTTTGTCATGGTGGCATCACTGTTATCATGTATAAATGCATAAGAATAGAAAACCAAAATAAAGATCATAAGTTTGCACCATATCCCAGGACATGTATTTTGGTATTAAGTTATTAACAAAACCAAGCAAACAACCAAAATAAAGATCATAAGTTTGCACCATATCCCAGGACATGTATTTTGGTATTAAGTTATTAACAAAACCAAGCAAACAAAAAAAGCACCACCAACAAAACATACGGAAGATATTAAAGCTATGGTAGGTCATAATAACAATTTTCATCTAGAAGATCACCAGATCCAAAAACAAGTTACAATCATCCAGAACAAATTCAAACCTGTTCATAAATCCAATCATAAGAACTGAAGAGGAGAAACATAGAATCAAGCTGACCCAACCAAGAAGAGGTTGGAATCCTCAAAACATAATCAACTCCACTCACAAATCTAATCATAGAGAAGAAACATAGAAACAAGCTGACCTTAGATATGCCTTCAATTTGGTCTAACAATGATATTATGTGCCGCAAAGTAACAGACCTATACCATAACTGATGCAACTGCTTATTGCGAGCACCAAGAAGTTGTTTTGCCTCAGTTAAATCAACCTTTAAGGCCCCGATACTTTGAGCAGATTCACTAAATAACCGCAGAATCTGAAAACCGAGAAGCATATTCATTTTTTAATTCCACATAATTCCCAAGAAAATATCAATTAACTCAGAATGAGCTACTTGCTTAAAAGTTCTCATACGTGAACTACACAAATAATTGTTCCCGCTCCACTGACAGTTTATCAACTTACATTGCAAGTAAACATAATCTGagagaagaaaaatatttgCGGCGGTATAGATTTCGAATTCTTGAGAATGTAGTTTAAGCTCTTAATTAGTTTCCTTCCCATCTCAATCTTGTAGagctattttttttataaaaaaaaaaaaaaaaagaaggctAAACAAATAACGAAATACAGCTGAAACAAACTAGGATGAAAAATTAGAATGTCATCAATAGGAGTAAATAATATTGAAACATTAACTGCTTTTTGCCTTTCATATGAAATCATCACACCAAGTGCCCCCAAAAAATGACTTTGTGACTGCCCTCTTCACTTAATTATCAGATTTCATTTCATATtcttttaatatgaacaagcaAGTATACATGATAGCTTAAACAATTTTTTCATTCTAAACATCTGAGGGTATAGCAATGTTTGGTCACAATTTTTCATCAGTTTACAGCTCAGATTCGCATTGGAATTTCCCAAATGAAACAAATAATGGTTTGACGTGGGAAACTAATAGGTGGAACTTGCCTCACTCATGGCCATACTACCTATAGGAGTCCTTAACTTAATGAGATGGCAAGAGTGTTGAAAGAACGTAAATACTAGCATGCCTAGCATAAATTTCAACTTCATCATTTTTACCTTCCATTTGAAGGCCTGCATAATATTAAGCATAAGGTCTTTTGCGGATCTCTTGACCGCGTATTGTAATTAATATcttttacatatataatatattattgtttcctataaaaaaaatattaagtaTAGGGTCTTGTATTATTGTAACGTGCTACAACATATTAGAAAGTTATATGGTTGTGTTTTTCACCATCAACGACGTAACTGATCAAAATTTACTGTCGCATCTTATAAATACTATGAAATAATAGTTTTTCAATCATTTCTTTTAAAAATTGTCGACCATTGGGAATACTATCGGTGATCAGTCAAGCTGATCAAGAATTCTCCCAGGGCAATCCAAGAGGGTGATAGCACAATAAAGAATGCCTAATTAAGAAACATTTATATCATGTTAAAATCGATTTCAACAAGAATTTGGATATTTAACAGGTGAAGAAATTCTCATAGTGCCATAACTTTTAGATTCGAGCATGCACTATAGTACTAGTGTGTTCTAGGTGCTAGAAGCATAAAAACCCCATTGAATGTGCATTGGAGGTGCTTATAAATTGTTAAAGGAGCTTGAAATCAGTGTAGCATGTCCAATGGAAAGATTAAAGAGTCCAACA comes from Henckelia pumila isolate YLH828 chromosome 4, ASM3356847v2, whole genome shotgun sequence and encodes:
- the LOC140867702 gene encoding exocyst complex component SEC8 isoform X1, which gives rise to MGIFDGLPISREKSYLREELSKIDESWAAARFDSLPHVVHILTSKDREGDVHALNEQSDIIEEVVDEVVHAYHGGFNKAIQNYSQILRLFSESAQSIGALKVDLTEAKQLLGARNKQLHQLWYRSVTLRHIISLLDQIEGISKVPSRIEKLIAEKQFYAAVQLHVQSTLMLEREGLQTVGALQDVRSELTKLRGILFYKVLEDLHSHLYNKGEYSSVTSSINDHDDAIPTTSDISFSMNYSHSLSRRTRLLKGDNSFGAHGTGDGLYRPSSVDGGSSVDGHNEDGAVDMNDAASEGYTPSARVNGGDSGTREMKIVARQVPIWLSDSTPDEFVEAMRKGDAPLCVKYLRTLVECLCMLGKVAAAGAIICQRLRPTVHEIITTKIKTLAEHMNGSKPGLSQDVFLTTTGLQYLKGRLEGRRVPRHKHQNNISLTGALVAVSPVSYVMSPAGTAQFAAKELLDSILDTVVRVLENHVIVGELIESKASQQVGLNTPKAMAAEIHWSHDSDASHDTGGYSIAFSLTVLQSECQQLICEILRATPEAASADATVQTARLAGKVPTKEKRDGSEDGLTFAFRFTDVSMSIPNQGSELVRQGWSKKGTNVLKEGYGTGVLLPEQGIYLAASVYRPVLQFTDKVASMLPQKNSQLGNDGLFAFVENFVKDHFLPTMFVDYRKAVQQAISSPAAFRPRAHTATSYTPSIEKGRPVLQGLLAIDLLAKEVLGWAQAMPKFSGDIITYMQTFLERTYERCRTSYMEAVLEKQSYMLIGRHDIDKLLRLGPDITRLSSSIDQAIRDTNASDAESVEIEMELCDKLLNLRPIKQENLIRDDNKLILLASLSDSLEYVADSIERLGKSSSSSYNQVEENGREKTLHHSRTNSAPPKNLVTFAEEYRKLAIDCLKVLRMEMQLETIFHIQEMTNREYLDDQDAEEPDDFIISLTSQITRRDEEMLPFVADTKRNYIFGGICCVAANASIKALADMKSINLFGVQQICRNSIALEQALAAISSVDSESVQMRLDRVRTYYELLNMPFEALLAFISEHEHFFTAAEYANLLKVQVPGREIPDDAQDRVAEILPR